A stretch of the Rhizobium leguminosarum genome encodes the following:
- a CDS encoding DUF6665 family protein, whose amino-acid sequence MSVRPPQSLGQPQQNTNGFNVLEYELMSERADALGRHGLKVEAALAALKAWTADRKSDEERERLLNAASDAVWAFFIQREICGLRNNRDAIQRYGIPNEVIARLGAVRK is encoded by the coding sequence ATGAGCGTCCGCCCGCCGCAGTCCCTCGGACAACCGCAGCAGAATACAAACGGCTTCAACGTCCTCGAATACGAGCTGATGTCGGAACGCGCCGATGCGCTCGGACGCCACGGGCTGAAGGTGGAGGCAGCACTCGCCGCGCTGAAGGCCTGGACCGCCGACCGCAAGAGTGACGAGGAACGTGAGAGACTTCTCAATGCAGCCTCCGACGCCGTCTGGGCATTCTTCATCCAGCGTGAGATCTGCGGGCTACGGAACAACCGCGACGCCATTCAGCGTTACGGCATCCCGAACGAAGTGATCGCCAGATTAGGCGCAGTGCGGAAATAA